The Streptococcus pantholopis genome has a segment encoding these proteins:
- a CDS encoding PTS sugar transporter subunit IIA, with product MEFQKSLIKLNQDFSNKEEAIRFCGHLLYKEGYVEEEYIEAMVERDRDLSVYMGNFIAIPHGTDAAKERVLKSGITVIQVPDGVNFGDESNPQIATVLFGIAGIGDEHLQMIQKISIFCADVDNVVKLADAKTEEEIIRLLENVE from the coding sequence ATGGAATTTCAAAAAAGTTTAATTAAACTGAACCAAGATTTTTCGAATAAAGAAGAAGCGATCCGCTTTTGTGGTCATCTTCTCTATAAAGAGGGTTATGTAGAAGAAGAGTATATTGAGGCTATGGTGGAAAGGGACCGCGATTTATCAGTTTATATGGGAAATTTTATTGCAATCCCTCACGGAACTGATGCAGCTAAGGAAAGAGTTTTAAAATCTGGAATTACTGTTATTCAGGTTCCTGATGGCGTTAATTTTGGTGATGAGAGCAATCCGCAAATAGCTACCGTTTTATTTGGTATTGCTGGTATAGGCGATGAGCATCTGCAAATGATTCAAAAAATTTCTATCTTTTGTGCTGATGTGGATAATGTGGTTAAACTAGCCGATGCTAAAACTGAAGAAGAGATTATCCGCTTATTAGAAAATGTAGAATAA